One part of the Candidatus Palauibacter australiensis genome encodes these proteins:
- a CDS encoding arsenate reductase ArsC → MRPRLLFVCVENSCRSQMAEGFARMLAGGGVEASSGGSTPSGVVNPRAIESMAEVGYDLRVHRSEGLDDVPAGPFDAVVTMGCGDACPHVPARRREDWEVKDPKDLPPEEFRMVRDDIRRRVAALLAELGVAPGARAAGPDGPPGA, encoded by the coding sequence GTGCGCCCGCGGCTCCTCTTCGTCTGCGTGGAGAACTCCTGCCGGAGCCAGATGGCGGAGGGGTTCGCCCGCATGCTGGCGGGTGGCGGCGTGGAGGCGTCGAGCGGGGGCTCCACGCCTTCGGGCGTCGTGAATCCGCGGGCGATCGAGTCCATGGCGGAGGTGGGCTACGATCTCCGCGTCCACCGGTCGGAGGGGTTGGACGACGTGCCGGCCGGGCCGTTCGATGCGGTCGTCACCATGGGGTGCGGCGACGCCTGTCCGCACGTGCCCGCGCGGCGGCGCGAGGACTGGGAAGTGAAGGACCCGAAGGACCTGCCGCCGGAGGAGTTCCGCATGGTCCGGGATGACATTCGCCGGCGGGTGGCCGCGTTGCTGGCGGAGCTGGGCGTGGCGCCTGGGGCGCGGGCGGCCGGGCCCGACGGGCCTCCCGGAGCGTGA
- a CDS encoding molybdenum cofactor guanylyltransferase: MSGPDRSLVIVAGGRSRRLGRDKPLVEIGGRTVLSRILEATAQFADVVLAVREVPPFRRALAAEGWEPGAAGAESAGPPGSVALRSPEGRALLVVPDPVPDLGPLAGVASGLEAARGAICVVLAGDLPFVTPELVDRLSRELAIDADLDAVVPHARGRAQPLCAAYRREVGRLARRLLSLTAASDDPSPSMMSFLDRLRLRQVRAGDFPAGVDLRASTRGVDVPDDLVWAARRAARDG, from the coding sequence GTGAGTGGGCCGGACCGGTCGCTCGTGATCGTGGCCGGCGGACGTTCCCGCCGCCTCGGCCGCGACAAGCCGCTGGTCGAGATCGGCGGCCGCACCGTGCTGTCGCGGATCCTGGAAGCCACGGCGCAGTTCGCGGACGTGGTGCTGGCGGTGCGCGAGGTTCCGCCCTTCCGGCGCGCCCTCGCCGCGGAGGGCTGGGAGCCCGGCGCCGCCGGCGCGGAGAGCGCGGGCCCGCCCGGCTCGGTCGCGCTCCGCAGCCCGGAGGGCCGCGCCCTGCTCGTCGTGCCCGACCCGGTGCCCGACCTGGGCCCGCTCGCCGGCGTGGCCTCGGGGCTGGAGGCGGCGCGGGGCGCGATCTGCGTCGTGCTGGCGGGCGACCTTCCCTTCGTCACGCCGGAGCTCGTCGACCGCCTGAGCCGCGAACTCGCGATCGACGCCGACCTGGACGCCGTCGTGCCGCACGCGCGCGGCCGGGCCCAGCCGCTGTGCGCCGCCTATCGGCGGGAGGTCGGCCGGCTGGCCAGGCGGCTCTTGTCGCTCACCGCCGCGTCCGACGACCCGTCCCCCTCGATGATGAGCTTCCTCGATCGCCTGCGCCTCCGCCAGGTGCGGGCCGGCGACTTTCCCGCCGGCGTGGACCTTCGGGCGTCGACGCGCGGTGTCGACGTCCCCGACGATCTGGTGTGGGCCGCGCGCCGCGCGGCTCGAGACGGCTGA